In the Bactrocera tryoni isolate S06 unplaced genomic scaffold, CSIRO_BtryS06_freeze2 scaffold_11, whole genome shotgun sequence genome, one interval contains:
- the LOC120779821 gene encoding uncharacterized protein LOC120779821: MQSEFDDLFQSTGMKVMCRQTAAKKLETKYTIMMENVKENMVCSKYFCTTADVWSGNHRSFLGYTCHWLTDNFERKSAALACRRICGAHTAGNIAQMITEINTAFGLNSSNIVLTITDNGSNFLKAFRDYGVGNDFFEDEINDEMPDFDNESLLPTHQRCCSHTLNLLASTDFDKILKTEQPLYIQHKMTFDKCYNLWKKCKWPKSSEIIEGHLGSSLLKNYFATKKN, encoded by the exons ATGCAATCTGAGTTCGATG ATCTTTTTCAAAGTACAGGTATGAAGGTGATGTGTAGGCAAACAGCGGCTAAGAAATTGGAAACAAAATATACCATCATGAtggaaaatgtaaaagaaaacatGGTTTGCTCTAAATATTTCTGTACTACAGCAGATGTTTGGTCTGGAAATCATAGAAGCTTCCTTGGATATACGTGTCATTGGCTTACAGACAATTTCGAACGCAAATCGGCAGCTTTGGCATGTAGAAGAATTTGTGGAGCACACACCGCGGGAAATATTGCTCAGATGATTACTGAGATCAACACTGCCTTTGGTTTGAACAGCTCAAACATTGTCTTGACCATTACGGACAAcggttcaaattttttaaaagcgtTCAGAGATTATGGTGTGGGAAATGACTTTTTCGAAGATGAAATTAATGACGAAATGCCAGACTTTGATAATGAAAGTTTGTTGCCCACACATCAGAGATGTTGCAGCCATACTCTGAATTTGCTTGCTTCAaccgatttcgataaaattttaaaaactgagcAGCCACTGTATATCCAGCATAAGATG acattCGATAAATGCTACAACTTGTGGAAGAAGTGCAAGTGGCCAAAGTCGTCGGAAATAATTGAAGGGCATCTGGGATCATCGTTG TTAAAAAACTACTTTgctacaaagaaaaattaa